AgaatatagatatacatataaaaagttactaaaatattaacaaatatttaattttaaatcataatttcaaaagtGCTATGTTTTCGGtgataagaaaataaaagttaaataatttAGAAATTCATAATGAGATAAGGTTAAGAATGATGGTAAAAAAAAAGGTCTTAGTCAATATATTTTTAGCGGGTCGGGTGTAGTGGAGCGGGTcaataaaatgattaaaatgagtatctttttatttcttaaaaaattggctttaaatataaatttcatgttagcaaaatttaattaaaaaaattaatacttaAATAGGTTGAATGACTTTCTAAGTGAAATACcaatagttgagtgacttttgagttaaaaaataaagttgagtgactttctaaGAGAATTACCtttagttgagtgattttattgatataagACAAATTTGAATGACTTTGTTACGTAATTCCTCATAATTAAGTGACCTTTAAAGATATTTACTCCAAAAATTTGACCAAAGAGGCTATTAAGCTAGCCACGTCTCTAAAAATGTATCAACAAACAAGTTACCATATATTCAAGTCAGGAGAATTGAATCCTGTAAAGTTATAGTTCCAGAGGACTGCGAAAACAAGACATAGTTTTAAGTATACAACTTACAAAAACGTAATAGTTTAGGATAATCTTTTGAGCCATCAACTTTACTATTAATTAggataaatataaatttattttagtaTACTAGTAAAATcccaaaaatttcccttttcttgCTGCTCCTACATTCCAGAAACTCTGGTGCGTTCCCCTgggattgggctcctctccatttcccttctcttcattttccccaagttctacattagattagagacacatggcaTGTATTAGAATTAatgactaagatttaattgactaaaacaaggcCCTAACCATAGTTCATATAATTAGTAACTTATCCATTaatatattagaatattttctctctctacctaTTTTACTTTTCCCACCCAAGAAAAAATATCTTTTCTAATTACCCGATTATCTTTtgccacttaattttttttcccaatagacccattattcaattggtgatatttttcattttttcaattgtgatgcttactaattcacataatatagaccccattattcaattaataattgtatatttctgaaaaagTTGTCTATATTATGGAAAATATCACCATTAAAGAGTTTTCAtgatcgaaaaaaaaaaatggaatattaaaataggaagagagagaaaatattttaatatatttatggataagttattaattatatactATGGTTAGAccttgttttagtcaattaaattaattaaattaattctaaCTCACGCTATGCGTCTCCAATCTAGGTatagaatttgagaaaaatggaggagaattgaagttgaaatccCATCCTTTGAGCGTGGGCTCACAAGCCCATCCTTTCAGCATTGGCCAGTTACTCTGAAATCCAATTTAAGTGAAACTTTCtctgaatttttaaaaatgttaatataagtaaaatgtAATTAATTTATAATACTTCATTTGTGGTTTTGGAAAGTCAaagtcaaaatttaaaaatgtgaattaCTTTAATTTGATTTAGCGTCtcaaaattgcaaaaaatatcAAACGTATTCGGATGAATGATGTATAATACTATAGTTCTGTTGATCATTTCAAGAATATTAGGGTAATGTCAATTTTCACGGCCCTGAATGACGAAGACTAATGCCTACGCGTCGAGGGAAAAAGGGGTTTAAAGGAGCTTTTGGCAAAGTGAAATAATCCCCTATCACTTAAAGAAAAGAATCTTATACCCCACCActtttctttaaatattttcaACTTTCCTCAAAACATTAAATCATTCATCATATTTGATATCTTCATTCTTCTCTTTACTACTACTACTAGCATCAGTTTGGAAGATTGTTTGGTAGCTGCATATTGAGAAGCTTTTAAACGTAGCAACTACAATGGCCAATGTTAGTACACCTCAAAACCATTCGTCTAGCAGGTTTTTTAAATCAAACTTCCAATATTTCTGTTAAAACAATACTTTTGAGATTTGCTTTTCATCTTTACATTAGGTTGTGGAGCTTAAAGTAGGTCTGCACTGTGACGAATGCGTCAAGAAAATCTTGAAGGCAATCAAGAAAATTGAAGGTATGACAAGTCTTTTTACATCATCAAATTCCTAAAATTTTCTTCAACCACCCCTAGAAATGATCTACGAAATTctacatttttaattttttttccaattggATGTGTGGCAGATATTGAAACGTATGATGTGGATACACAACTAAATAAAGTGACAGTAACTGGAAATGTGACAACTGAAGAGGTCATCAAAGTTCTTCACAAGATAGGGAAACAAGCAATCAACTGGGATCAACAATCAAGTTAATAGTTAATAAGCCAGTGAGCCACTGCTTTATTGGAGTGTAAGACGATCTTGCAATTTCATATTATAAGAGTATCAACTTATTACTAGTTGTCCTGGTTTGATCTTTATGTATTCTTATTATATTGCTCCTGTCGCGGAGATTTTGGAAGTACTTCTACATTCTAAATCCCGACTGATCAACCAAAATCTGATATCTAAGGTACTAATCACAATATTTGTACTAGAGTTTTGTATTTTTACTACCTTACCTTTATCTCTCTCCAacaatataattataaaaacatgtaatataagggtaaaatgagataaaataattaattttatcttgattttataaaatactccctccggataaaaaaaaagtggaagatCCACTTAGGGCATCTCCAACCCATTACACCATTTTTTGCACCAAAATGATGCAAACACCAAAATGGCACAAATTAACTTCAACCCATTGCAccattttttgcacaaaaaaaaatattccttttatattctcctctctcttttatattatattattttcttttacttaaattttatttttaatttcataaaaaaatcctttttttcttttttcttttttacatatcCATCCCATGTAATTCATAATCTTTTGTTATATAatcatttaatataaaattattttataccataaaattttaaataatataaattgtaagcaaatattatacgttatacatattaatggataattcaaataaaagtgaaataatggataaaatataattaaataaatactattacattaaggtagaatttattttaatttctacatAAATATTCAACTTCCATGATTAGTACGTTACTCCCATAAATACTCTATTAATACATTACGAAATGCAAAATGAGCATCTTTATTCTTAACTTTTTTGTGTCGAGCTAAAAATTATTCAAATCGATAATTTTCATCTACTACCATTTCTACTGTTGGAGTTAAACCTTCCCAAGCATCTTGAATTGATGCATTAAGATCACGCTCATCCTCGATTATCACGTTGTGCAGTATAATACATGATGTTAATATATCATGTACCActtcttttctccaaaaacgCGACGGTCCTGCAATAATTGCAAAACGAGATTGCAAAATTCCGAATGCACGTTCAACATCTTTTCGACATGATTCTTGTTTCGTCACgaaatatttcttcttttgagATTGTGGCTCATGAATGGTTTGCACAATTGTAGATCATTTTGAATATATACTGTCAGCTAAATAATAACCCACATCATATTCATTTCCTTGAATAACATAATGGGCGGGAGGAGCAATACCTTTAGCAAGATTGGAAAACATATGTGACGATTCTAAAACATTAATGTCATTATTGATGCCGGGCATACCAAAATATGCATGCCAAATCCAAAGGTCATAATCAGCTacaacttcaaaaattattgTTGGGGATCCACTACGACCTGCATATTGTCCAGCCCATGCTGTTTGACAATTTTTCCATCTCCAATGCATGCAATCTAGACTACCTAGCATTCCTGAAAAACCACGTTGCTCACCGATGTGAAGAAGCCTTGCAACATCGTTAGTTGTTGGTGATCATATTCGTTAACTtacaattttatataaaataatatatacgaaaattaatttataaaacttacactccaaaattaagatgtaaaattaatattataagatattacataaaaaataattaggcatattaggaatctaaaattataaattaaaatttataatatgttaaattaaaagtgttgtataataaataaaaaaatatatattaatgaaTAGTAATGGTGTAGATGAATAGGTCTACTAGGaatttaaatgtaaaaattaaaatttataatatgttaaattaaaagtgttatataatataaaaatagcaTTTGGTGCAAAAAATAGTGCAGAGTTAGATGGCCTTAGCctatttttttgaatcaaaaaGAGAGTTCACTTGTAagaaaattttctaaatttttcctATTAAATGCTATGTGATCAAAtttcaatacctatttaattagaaaAAGTTTAGGCAAATTGACAGTTTAGACAAATTACCTATATTTTTTTCTAGgaattaatattttgttaaGGACTGTGCAAATagttaagtggacactctttttgatctaGAGAGAGAGTAACAAGTAATTTTAATAACTGTGACAACTAATACGGGTATCAGGGAGTAACATTTGCTCCATTGTGCATATTTTTCTGTCATGTTCTGGCAATTTATTGGAAAAGCAAGGTAGAAAGTGCAAGATGTAAAACAAAGTTTTGATGCTAAAATGAACCTCAAAAAGGCCCACTGCTACTAACGGGAAAATAAAGCTACATGCCACCATGTACACCAACTGGCTAGCTAATTAACTCAGTGAGTGAGGTGCTTCCGAGTTGTGATTAATTGCTCTTATCTTGGCTGCTGAATATGCCTAGGGCTCACCTTAACGTTCACGATTTTGGGCACCTGCTTCCCGTACCTTGGAATTTCAGCAGCAATTCGTGACTTGTTCCATTTCAACACCCCCAAAGTGATCAACTCCTCCTTATTCTCATCTTCTAATCACACAAACAAAAATATCATCAGAATCTATTAGGTAAATTTGTAAGAAGGCTATTTTAGTAGTTATTCGCTCGCTCACATTTACTTGTCCAGTTGATAAATCAAACCAAAATTTATTACTTAATtcgtaatttatttttattattaactataaatctttcccaaagcattgaatttattattttcaaagagtgatatactccctccgtctcatatcagtttcaacattactaaaaatattcatCCTACAATATTTGTCAATTTACAagatcaaactagaattaattaaattcttCCCATTTTGTTCATGACATTTATTGTGTTTAAAGGTAAATAATACATATaagacacataaatagagtgtatatttattaaagagaattaagggtaaaccagtgaaaacttaaaagaaggtgtaaaagaaaaatatgacaaGTAACATAAGACAGAAGGAATAGTAAACTTATCATATTAGTattaattacttggtcaaaaaTGAACAGAgggaataataataatgaggaGGAACTTACTCTTGAAATCGTTGGAGACAAAATCGATATGAGGGAGAAGAGGATCATAAGTGTCGGTGTCGGGATCGGAGTAGCATTCACGAAGCCAGTAATGTCGGAACCATGGAGAAGTGTGGACTAGGTCCCACCAGTGGTCAGAAAAGTCCTCCACTTCACGATATTCTGAGGGAATGAAGATCGGAGCATTGGGATTTAGGGTTGAAGTCCCCATTGTTTTGATGAACAAGATTGGTAATGGTAAAGTGTGATGGATATTATGAGTAGGTTCTGCGCACTTGGTTTCCAAGAGTGGGATACCGCATTAATTTTATTTCTCGGGTTAATCCactttgtttttcctttttcttttaattaccaAACATTGCTAGAATATGCAGTAGGTCGGTAAGGGCAGTGAAATGGATAAGAACAATGACGCGTAAGCCAACCAATGCATACATGTCTTCGAGCCAATGGATTGAAACAACAGTCACGTGCTCCCTCAACACCGCATTGGATTACACGCTGTATGTGCCCCCTCCCTATTGGTTTGCTATGAAAACTTATACGCGGCTCTGTCTGCCAAAGCATATTAATTTGACTTTACAAGAATAAAATTTCACTTGACCACTCAAAAAAGTTCTAATACTAACTTGTTTTATATTTTCCATTAATAGTTATTATTGAAGAAATAGCACTTTATATTTAAGGAAATCATAGTATTAACAAATCTAACGATACTTAATCACATATTATCCTTGAGACATTTATAAAATAAGGAAaaggtcaaatttacccttcaagtatggtttatagtttaaatttgccctctatcaaagtttgggatcaaatttgccctctccGTCAAAATTTacgatcaaatttgcccttcccGTAaggatacttgataaatttgtCCTTATATGGATTAAAGTCTGACTTGAactccacaacacaaaaaaattagccaCGTCGAATCCACATAGACTCCACGTTAGACTCCCAAAcccaattcttttttaaacccgttttccaatctcaattctcTTAACCCGTCTAGACTATTGCTGATAGGGCTACGCATAAACcccgaaaatcgaaaaatcagatcgaaccgaattaattcgatttttcggttaggttttgatttttttatataacaaATTCGGTGTTCGGTTTCGGTTCACCGGTTATTCGGTATTTCGGTTAACCGAAGAATTATTGcataatacaattttttttataacactCGAAATCTCAGGCCCTATGCTGTgatgatttcatgattttctagATAATGATTGAATTCTTTTTAACTGTTCTTCCTTGTTCACGTTCTTAAATATATATCATACGCTGTGATgaattcatgattttcttgataagATGCAAGTCCATAAGGTGTGCATCTGATAACTGTTTAACAGGCCTTTAGTAATATACTCATTTGTGCCACATATTTGTATTGAACCGAAATAGTCTGTGGAGCCGAAAGAGATAGGTGCAGGGTTGTACTGTGTAGCACTGCTAGGTTTAATGAAGCGGCAACTAAAATGATATGTCCTATTTAGATCTCCGATGAATTGAAACAACccattttgaatttaaaaaacataaaatagctcattttttattaaaaagaaagaacattttataagttgaaaataGCCATTTTCAGAATTCAGGCCCATGCCAAAAGAACCGAAAttcaaaaaatcgaaccgaaccgaattagttcggttcgtagtgtccactttcaaaaattCGAAATCGAAAAAACGGAATCGAAAAATCAAACGCCCACCCCTAATTGTTGATACTAAGGCACCATGTAGTAATGTGAAAAGCCAGAGTTTTAATAGCATCGAGGTAAACACGTAATGCATGTAATAAAATAGGAggcatgtaaaaaaaaaaaaaaatctgcagcagcaacaacaaatgTTTAATACAATCAAGGATTCGATGTTCTCTCCAGAAACATAGAATTTATCGGACCAGCAAAGCTTTCTTGAACATGACATCTATCTTAGGTGAACTTCGACGGAGCTAACTTAACTCATTGTTGTCGCCTCCTTGTCAGAACCTCTCAAAAattattcaagagaattgaaaaTGGATTTTTGTTGAAGTCTGAAAATGAATTTTCAAAGCTTAACATTGTTGTCTTGTTATCACTTTTGCAGGATCATAGCTTTTCTAATCTTACTTTCAGTATACGTTTAGGAATGTTTTATgagaaaaaatgttttcctctgTTCGAAAATGCTCTAAAGAGTTCATGAAGAAACCTTCACTATGACAAAACAAATGCTACAAGGGCattttcaaaagagaattgGGATTGGGAGTCTACGTGGAGCCTATGTGGATCCGACGtggctaatttttttgtgttgtggagtcCTAATCAGACTTCCCATCtatataagggcaaatttatcaagtattCTAACAaggagggcaaatttgatttCAAACTTTGACGGAAatggcaaatttgatcccaaactttgacggaaggtaaatt
This portion of the Lycium ferocissimum isolate CSIRO_LF1 chromosome 1, AGI_CSIRO_Lferr_CH_V1, whole genome shotgun sequence genome encodes:
- the LOC132053635 gene encoding protein EARLY RESPONSIVE TO DEHYDRATION 15-like isoform X1 → MGTSTLNPNAPIFIPSEYREVEDFSDHWWDLVHTSPWFRHYWLRECYSDPDTDTYDPLLPHIDFVSNDFKKDENKEELITLGVLKWNKSRIAAEIPRYGKQVPKIVNVKVTMLQGFFTSVSNVVFQEC
- the LOC132053635 gene encoding protein EARLY RESPONSIVE TO DEHYDRATION 15-like isoform X2, translated to MGTSTLNPNAPIFIPSEYREVEDFSDHWWDLVHTSPWFRHYWLRECYSDPDTDTYDPLLPHIDFVSNDFKKDENKEELITLGVLKWNKSRIAAEIPRYGKQVPKIVNVKVSPRHIQQPR
- the LOC132029758 gene encoding copper transport protein CCH yields the protein MANVVELKVGLHCDECVKKILKAIKKIEDIETYDVDTQLNKVTVTGNVTTEEVIKVLHKIGKQAINWDQQSS